The genomic region CAGCGCAATAACAAAAACGAGTGCCTTTTTCCTTTAATGCTTTTTTTGAAAATTCTTCGGCCGTTTTTATTATTTCCAAAGCATCTTCTTTTAAAATAGGCTCAAGGGGGTAAAGCTCTGTTCTGTGGCAGGTAAGCCCAACAGGAACAACAGCTACGCTTGACACCTGAGGATATAGCTCATAAAGGTCTGCAAGGCTTTTCTTTAATGCCTCGCCGTCGTTAAGTCCTTTACAAATTACAAGCTGACAGCGCATATTTATTTTAGCTTCATTAAAGCTTTTTAAAATAGGCATTATTTTTGCTGCGTTGGGATTTTTCATCATCTTTACTCGCAGTTCACCGTCAGTCGTATGTACCGAAATATTTATAGGACTTATTTTAAGTTTTATAATTCGTTGAATATCTTGCTCGGAAAGATTTGTAAGTGTTACATAGTTTCCTGTTAAAAGACTAAGTCTTACGTCATCATCCTTGTAATAAAGAGAGCTACGCATACCTTTTGGCAATTGGTCGATAAAACAAAAAACACATTTGTTTTTACAGCTTTTTTCTTTGTCTAACAAATAGTTGTCAAAATTAAGGCCTAAATCCTCATATTCATCTTTAAAGATTTTTACTGTTTTTTCAATACCATTAGATAAAAGACATAAAGTTAATTTGCTGTTATTTGAATAATACATATAATCAAGCAAATCATTTATTTTATTGTTATTTATTGAAACAAGCTCATCGCCAACTAAAATTGAAGATTTATAAGCAGGGGAGCCTTTGTCAATACTTATTATCTTTGCCATTTTAAAATTTCCTTTCCGAAGCGTAAGAGCATAATCAAAAAAAGCGCCGCAATATCTTAAATACTGCGGCTTAAAGGCTTAACCTTCAGATTATGCTTCTTTTTTTACAACTTCTTTTCCGTCGTAGTATCCGCAAGCAGGACATACCTTATGCGGCATAATCAACTCGGAACAATGGGAACATTTAACTAAATTGGGTGCATCGAGCTTCCAAACGTTAGAACGTCTTTTATCTCTTCTTGCCTTTGAAACCT from Oscillospiraceae bacterium harbors:
- a CDS encoding 50S ribosomal protein L32, with product MAVPKRKVSKARRDKRRSNVWKLDAPNLVKCSHCSELIMPHKVCPACGYYDGKEVVKKEA
- a CDS encoding DUF512 domain-containing protein, with amino-acid sequence MAKIISIDKGSPAYKSSILVGDELVSINNNKINDLLDYMYYSNNSKLTLCLLSNGIEKTVKIFKDEYEDLGLNFDNYLLDKEKSCKNKCVFCFIDQLPKGMRSSLYYKDDDVRLSLLTGNYVTLTNLSEQDIQRIIKLKISPINISVHTTDGELRVKMMKNPNAAKIMPILKSFNEAKINMRCQLVICKGLNDGEALKKSLADLYELYPQVSSVAVVPVGLTCHRTELYPLEPILKEDALEIIKTAEEFSKKALKEKGTRFCYCADEMYIKAELDIPDNEYYEEYEQLENGVGLLRQFEQEFHYEFEEMEALKKDVRFSVATGTSAAPFLKSLLDEARKKWHNLEYEIYAIENDFFGRSVNVAGLLTGQDILKQLKGKKLYETLLISSAMLRHGTNTFLDDYTIPQLEKELNVKIIPVDCDGGTFIDLIYEMGGNTVG